atttttttaattattttagccgttggatttataTTTGGGTTGttatatcttctttttttaccgttagatttgattatatttgatttcaaccattggattcaataaatatataaatataaaaaaatttgaatgtagGCCATTGGATCAACCAACTACCTGTTTATGTAAGTCGTTGGATTAAAAAGAGCCGTTGGTTCTCTAGTGCAAGTGGCCGACATGCCCACATGGGTGGGGCCATGCCGATCTCATTCTTGGCGCACCGCCCGCGTGGAGCGCGTCTCCTGAGGGAGTCGGCGCTCAAGCGTTGGGTTTCATTCGCAATGGTAGGGCCCACACCATTTTTTGGGCTAAATCTAGACCGGTTTCTGGcttttttttaggttttaggttcaaattAGAATTCGGATTGGGGGGAATAGAAGGGGAAAAATAGGTTTTAGGCCATGGGTTGGAGTTggcctaagaccatctccaatggtgacctaaaaccaaaaaatatttagcacataaaatttaagttttagctcagaaacagcttttctactccaacctttctggcctaaaattttaaccccagattatcaaagaatgaattaaggctattttttttaaacttaactttaaaaaaaaaattatatagactatcctaaattaattttatgaatattttaacctaaaaatatttaaattccgataaattttgaaaaatcactaaatcaatacatgaaaatcatgataaaccacataaacttaataccaacgacatttaataaaccatataaacttaaaaaaaaaagacaattaataaaccacataaacttaatacaatcgaaaactcatagactacataaacttaataatgatatccaccatcttgacttggtgatggacttgggtgatagtcttgagatgaatcatcatcttgaaatatcACCTTGTGGCATTCCTTCGTAAAATTTCCTTTTGCTTACCACGTAAGTATTTCTTCCTCTCTGGAGTGTATTTGTCGAGGTCCTCCATTatcaaattagtttcgtaccTTTCTTGCTCCCTATCCCCTTGTTCCTTCATGACCAAAAGCATTTGGGCCAATTCTTCTTGCCGACGGCACTGGTTTTCATTCATTCTTGCCATTTCGTTAGCAAATTGTGCACGTATCGAATCTTGGgacttctcttttctctttgcttccttttgcttatctctacCCGGGGGCCTTGGAAAAGAAGAAGTTGGGCGCATTTGGTTGACACCTTCATTGTCGGCAAAATTCACACCTTCATTGACATCATTTGGGGGTAGGGATTCATTATGAAATAATCTTCCACATTGTTGATTCGCATCGGTTCCCCACCTCGGACAATCCTTAAGGATgttccaagcatgatgcaacttaaaagcttgattttttggtgtagttcttgtcttgtaaattgtcattgctttgtcaccctatgcaacaaatacataaaaacaattagtttcaaaatactattatgtacatgacaactaaaatatcaacaaagaaactcacaatttctGAGGTGCCCCTTCCACTGGGCATGTCAACCATGGCTCTCTCCAAGCATCCATTCCACAAAATGCACGCTTTGTTGATAATCTTCCACtgatcataaacaccaccaacTTCCCTTCGACCGGCGTTggagttttcatggaacttatcaacgattttaccccacaaaacctttctattttgattggTGCTGACGACACCATCTTCGCTAACAGAAATCCATgccaaacataaagcaatatcttcgtcaaaggtccaattacgacctctaacatgctcttttgccatcttgaaaattttggaaatgagaagaaatggtagaaagaaaaattggaagaattgtaggagaaaagtgagttttgtgtggatgtttgaacaaatacataggtatttatagagtttttggttgaattttaagttaaataattttttaaaattattttagctgTTAGATGTAAATTTGGaccattagatttttttttttaacgttagatttgattatattcgatctaaaCTGttagattcaataaatatataaatataaaaaaaaaaaattgaacgtgGACCGTTGTATTAACCAACGGTCCAATTAAATTGGTCGTTGGATGAACAAAAGTAGCCGTTGGGCTATAGTAACCATGACAGCAGAGGGGACCAACCCACGTGGGTGGGCCTTCGGCTGGAAGAAAGAAGGCGCGTGAGGCGAGTTGGGTTTTGGGGTGTGGGCTTCACAGCACACTTTTCACTCTCACCCGTGGATCCCATTTTATTTTGTGGGCTAAATTGTGGCTGATATTTGCCTTTCTTTTAGAtcttaagttttaggtttggtttaggttttgggttggagtGGGTTTGGGGGGGAAAAAAAGGGAATTTTAGGTTATAAGCCACCATTGGAGATGATCTAAGGGAGAGGGGGTGGGTTTAgtgtgattcaaatttgatagAATGGAACCTAAAACTACCCCTCGCTTATAAGCTTACGAGTGAAGATGAATAATACCACACCGTATTAAGTGTCTGTCATTGGCCATGGTGCTGCTGCTAC
The nucleotide sequence above comes from Malus sylvestris chromosome 16, drMalSylv7.2, whole genome shotgun sequence. Encoded proteins:
- the LOC126607699 gene encoding uncharacterized protein LOC126607699 — translated: MAKEHVRGRNWTFDEDIALCLAWISVSEDGVVSTNQNRKVLWGKIVDKFHENSNAGRREVGGVYDQWKIINKACILWNGCLERAMVDMPSGRGTSEIGDKAMTIYKTRTTPKNQAFKLHHAWNILKDCPR